In a genomic window of Acidobacteriota bacterium:
- a CDS encoding phosphopantetheine-binding protein gives LRASDGSLLYRGRGDAQVQLRGFRVEPGEVAAVLARHPAVSQAVVLARQRSADGLAGDLVLTAYFVPERSSEELEARQELRQWLARHLPPYMLPAVFVQLDALPLTSQGKLDVRALPDPWEEEEQASAPSSSHLPPQGALEQVLAQAWAEALQVPRVGRDDSFFDLGGHSLLALQVLTWVRETFEVELPIRQLFEQPTVAGLARALRRERGEAVETDAEALLEILSLSDDEVAAELEEEVPR, from the coding sequence CCCTAAGGGCCTCCGACGGCAGCCTGCTCTACCGCGGCCGCGGCGACGCCCAGGTGCAGCTGCGGGGCTTCCGGGTGGAGCCGGGAGAGGTGGCGGCGGTGCTCGCTCGCCATCCTGCGGTAAGCCAGGCGGTGGTGCTGGCTCGACAGCGCAGCGCTGACGGCCTGGCTGGCGACCTGGTGCTGACCGCGTATTTCGTGCCGGAGAGAAGCTCGGAAGAGCTCGAAGCGAGGCAGGAGCTGCGCCAGTGGCTCGCCCGGCACCTGCCGCCCTACATGCTGCCGGCGGTCTTCGTCCAGCTCGACGCCCTGCCCCTCACTTCCCAGGGCAAGCTCGATGTCCGGGCGCTGCCGGATCCGTGGGAGGAAGAAGAGCAAGCCTCCGCTCCCTCTTCAAGCCATCTGCCACCCCAGGGCGCCCTGGAGCAGGTGCTGGCCCAGGCCTGGGCAGAAGCGCTGCAGGTCCCCCGAGTGGGCCGGGACGACTCCTTCTTCGATCTCGGCGGCCATTCGCTGCTGGCTCTGCAGGTGCTGACCTGGGTGCGCGAGACCTTCGAGGTGGAGCTGCCCATCCGCCAGCTCTTCGAACAACCTACCGTTGCCGGCCTCGCCCGGGCTCTGCGCCGGGAGCGTGGCGAGGCGGTAGAGACCGACGCCGAAGCGCTGCTGGAGATCCTCAGCCTCTCCGACGACGAGGTGGCTGCTGAGCTGGAGGAAGAGGTGCCTCGCTGA
- a CDS encoding condensation domain-containing protein: MGLLDLDAKRRELLRRRQEQQGEGTGKKTAPAIPRREPGKHGEPAPLSFAQRRLWFLERLEPGTARYHIPIALDLEGELSPARLAGALAAVTARHGALRSRILEQEGEPRQVVAPVPPAAALLPVVDLRGLPEKSAAAQGEILQQAVATLPFDLSTGRPLRGVLLRRGAHRHRLVLCLHHIATDAWSMAILVRELGAFYGGGGGELPAPPVDYADFAVWQRQQAAAGALDESLAQRRRALEGAPELDLPARAATSREQEAAAGGTRPAALPPGLAGDLERFAARHHGTPFLVLLTTLGAVLHRWTGQRDFALGTPVAGRQAPGVAETVGCFVNMLAMRLQPTPESSFADFFARTREAALEAFDHQEVPFERLVEEIAPRRQGRPPIFQAALSLQGIELPELELPGLSCRVLPVATGAVKLELLLTLGKESGGGYRGEWEHARARWSADAVERLQGHLLRLAADALAEPTQPLAALDLLSPAERHQLTVETRAEEKGYRHRSLWQRFEDHALRHPDAPAISFREETWSYGELYRRALDQARSLAAAPPGPVIVDQPRSLGLVAAILAAAAAGRPYVPLDPETPEERRRLILDDLQAGSAEALGFGHHPEAPAYLIYTSGSTGRPKAVVVSHRAAARLFDAAGRHFEVRCDDVWTLFHSHAFDFSVWELWGALAHGSRLVVVPYETSRDPQAFARLLRDGGITVLSQTPSALRMLLADREFQERPPTTLRSVVCGGEALPRETVEAFFRVFPEEGSEPPRLVNMYGITETTVHVTYHQQGPPEDEVMEIAEGTTAIGRPLDDLAVYLLDSRLRPVPLGAVGELAVGGAHADAGLARGYHRRPALTARRFVPDPFSRRPGARLYRSGDLALRASDGSLLYRGRGDAQVQLRGFRVEPGEVAAVLARHPAVSQAVVLARQRSADDLVLAAYFVPETSSEELEASQELRQWLARHLPPYMLPAVFVELDTLPLTSQGKLDVRALPDPWEEESGGEQVAPRGSTEERLAEIWRHVLRLPAVGRHQDFFDLGGHSLLATRIVAAVQRELGVELPVAAVFEAPTLELLAGRIAAAASDPATEEAIAETVPKSLQPDPATHRGGTFPATAAQRRLWFLEQLQPGSSSYHIPLALELRGPLQPSLLAAALTALRRRHGALRTSLPVPAGKEEGGPVQRVAPPAADSPATVDLGGLPEAARRNRLERLIEAFSQLPFDLHHGPLFRALLLRLERSRHALLLDFHHAVMDGWSLNLLLRELAELYRPQLDPPAVAKLAAELPPALQYADYARWEAAGGGARERQRDLDYWRQKLQSAPPPVNLPADGERRGGDYRGGRASRTLDAALCRRLEEAARERHTTLFSWLLAILGTLVHRLAGPEDLIIGSPVAGRNRPEVQATLGCFVNMLALRLDASVDPSFERFLQGAQETTTEALSHSAAPFEALLEELAPDRDPDRPPLFSVLLNVQHLEAPAGAPTGGLGLGDLEVRELRPAEPGAKLDWTLYVRAPAADAPDGGIRLDLVYNRALFHPRRMEVVVAQLESLLEQSVAAPETPLSHFRLAVSGDGLPDPQAPLPRPEAASQAWTPRDKTVEESVAAVALANPRGSALVDAAGRTLPYAEVMAAARSLAAALRTAGLTAGARVGILGRRSRGLAPAVLGVWQCGAATVLLDAGEPLPRLLRCLDQARPAALLDLTGGGTAQALEEASREGPALPEILLPLGDPEDGPWPSRVEEEAVEGHGNAPPAPSTREREAHILFTSGSTGEPRGVVSGPEPLAHFLAWQRQTFALGAEDRWTLLSGVGHDPVLRDLFAPLTAGGSLWIPPSSEDASGNGGPLDGAELLQGLQRAGVTVLHLTPATAELLVTAAAEKDHLPQLRLVCFAADRLPVTTALAFRRLAPKARLVGFYGTTETPQGIAWHELHRLPEDLQGSDGSPLGRGIDGVQLLVLDRHGSGAGVGERGEIVVRSRFLARGYLGETESWFPAGEEGLYRTGDLGRYRPDGTVVFVGRGDRQVKIRGRRVEPAEVEAALARHPAVALAAVEARAARGDHDFGADRELVAFVELQPTAQETGSELRRWVAQRLPPALVPTLWSILPRLPRTASGKVDRRALPSLEGGSDALEGLVAPTRPLTATEELVAAAWGEILDLDRPPHPHLHFFDLGGHSLLAARLQARLRSSLGVSFPLRLIFEAPRLDAFARRLEELRRELRPRDSQLPALGSIPIPEQPPLAPAQERLWFLQRLEPHSPAYNMPFALELRGELDFRALSLALTSVAQRQAVLRTTLPAQASSLPYQRVDPAAPVPAPCIDLRQLVDAEAEALELQRREAARPFDLEEDMPWRVLLLLLPGAGSRARLLLTLHHAAADGWALGILARDLITAYRRALERGDAGGPSLLPPTPLLPTTPVSYVDYALWQRQAVLEGSKGSASQLDETVRRLRRTLPKQTPEIPGDRQRSVIHSSRAGRRAGELTPAITGGLRRLAREHGATPFMVLSAAFLALIHRLTGSPRPVLATPHAGRSAPELEELVGVFVNVLVLTVNLEPQPSAAAPSFGDLVRKTREATLEALDAAAVPFDRLVQALAPRREAHRTPLFQIMLAPQDAPTEALQLPGLEWKPLPPEPAAARFDLSWLWTPEGEEGAMQLVLEYRAELYDAATAERLARQLERLLAAGLERPATALAELPLLSPGESRQLEQESSLLVEPPARGPAREPDQEPAVGRDPRDRLELELLHLWQELLRLPSVTMNDDFFALGGHSILAVRLVGEVRDRFGVDLALADLYGGLTPASLAAAVRRRGASGASAPEPRSRLVTLRPPSHRHRSGAPWLWVHPGGGSALPYVPLAQHLDAPVYGVQAPGLEAGEEPVSSVGRLAELYAAAIRTEEIPGPYRLAGWSFGGLVAFELARHLQTAGEEVALLSVLDMGPRYPLPAPREQRWAASPEELFPGLEIGAEEREQWQRQIANSSDEDEALRWLIDLVRHRGLLPADFGLAEARRYLAVTHASRTAQRSWRPEETLQPPYAGPLLLLRPEQDRDLYDVPEDLGWGDIAAQVEVVWVAGSHGDMVDPPHAEALARLLRTYSPSSNSPSP; this comes from the coding sequence ATGGGGCTCCTGGACCTCGACGCCAAACGCCGGGAGCTGCTCCGCCGGCGCCAGGAGCAGCAAGGCGAGGGCACCGGGAAGAAGACCGCCCCGGCAATTCCCCGACGCGAGCCGGGAAAGCACGGCGAGCCCGCCCCCCTCTCCTTCGCCCAGCGGCGGCTGTGGTTCCTGGAGCGCCTGGAGCCCGGGACCGCCCGCTACCACATTCCCATCGCTCTGGATCTCGAGGGCGAGCTCTCCCCGGCAAGGCTCGCCGGTGCCCTGGCGGCGGTAACGGCACGCCACGGCGCCCTGCGCAGCCGCATCCTGGAGCAGGAGGGAGAGCCGCGGCAGGTGGTCGCCCCGGTGCCCCCGGCGGCGGCGCTGCTCCCGGTGGTCGACCTCCGGGGCCTGCCCGAAAAATCGGCCGCGGCCCAAGGAGAGATCCTCCAGCAGGCCGTCGCCACCCTACCCTTCGATTTGAGCACCGGCCGTCCGCTGCGGGGGGTGCTGCTGCGGCGGGGAGCCCACCGCCATCGGCTGGTGCTCTGCCTACACCACATCGCCACCGACGCCTGGTCCATGGCCATCCTGGTGCGGGAGCTGGGAGCCTTCTACGGAGGTGGCGGCGGCGAGCTGCCCGCTCCGCCGGTGGACTATGCGGACTTCGCCGTCTGGCAGCGGCAGCAGGCGGCGGCGGGAGCCTTGGACGAGTCCCTCGCCCAGCGCCGGAGGGCCCTCGAAGGAGCTCCCGAGCTCGACCTGCCGGCGCGGGCAGCCACCTCCCGGGAGCAGGAAGCAGCGGCCGGCGGCACCCGTCCGGCGGCCCTGCCACCAGGCCTCGCCGGCGACCTGGAGCGCTTCGCCGCCCGCCACCACGGCACCCCCTTCCTGGTCCTGCTGACCACCCTCGGCGCCGTGCTCCACCGCTGGACCGGGCAGAGGGATTTCGCCCTCGGCACGCCGGTGGCGGGGCGCCAGGCCCCGGGGGTGGCGGAAACCGTGGGTTGCTTCGTCAACATGCTGGCGATGCGGCTGCAGCCGACGCCGGAGAGCTCCTTCGCCGACTTCTTCGCCCGCACCCGAGAGGCAGCGCTGGAGGCCTTCGACCACCAGGAGGTGCCCTTCGAGCGGCTGGTGGAAGAGATCGCCCCCCGGCGCCAGGGTCGGCCGCCGATCTTCCAGGCGGCGCTCTCCCTCCAGGGCATCGAGCTACCGGAGCTCGAGCTGCCGGGGCTCAGCTGCCGGGTCCTGCCGGTGGCCACCGGCGCGGTGAAGCTGGAGCTGCTGCTGACCCTGGGCAAGGAGTCCGGTGGCGGCTACCGGGGCGAGTGGGAGCACGCCCGGGCGCGCTGGAGCGCCGACGCCGTGGAGCGCCTCCAGGGCCACCTGCTGCGCCTCGCCGCCGACGCCCTGGCCGAACCCACCCAGCCCCTCGCCGCTCTCGATCTGCTGTCGCCGGCGGAACGCCACCAGCTCACCGTGGAGACTCGAGCAGAAGAGAAAGGCTATCGCCACCGCTCCCTCTGGCAGCGCTTCGAGGACCATGCCTTGCGCCACCCCGACGCCCCCGCCATCAGCTTCCGGGAAGAGACCTGGAGCTACGGCGAGCTGTACCGCCGGGCCCTCGACCAGGCGCGGAGCCTCGCAGCAGCGCCCCCCGGGCCGGTAATCGTCGATCAGCCCCGGAGCCTCGGCCTGGTCGCCGCCATCCTCGCCGCCGCCGCCGCCGGCAGGCCCTACGTACCCCTCGATCCGGAAACTCCGGAGGAGCGCCGACGGTTGATCCTCGACGATCTCCAAGCAGGCTCCGCCGAGGCGCTCGGCTTCGGCCATCATCCCGAAGCCCCGGCATACCTGATCTACACCTCCGGCTCCACCGGCCGGCCCAAGGCGGTGGTCGTCTCCCACCGCGCCGCCGCTCGACTCTTCGACGCTGCAGGCCGGCACTTCGAAGTCCGGTGCGACGACGTATGGACCCTCTTCCACTCCCACGCCTTCGACTTCTCCGTCTGGGAGCTGTGGGGTGCCCTGGCCCACGGCAGCCGGCTGGTGGTGGTGCCCTACGAAACCTCCCGCGATCCCCAGGCCTTCGCCCGCCTGCTGCGGGACGGAGGAATCACCGTGCTCAGCCAGACCCCTTCGGCGCTGCGCATGCTCCTCGCCGACCGCGAATTCCAAGAGCGGCCCCCGACCACCCTGCGCTCCGTGGTCTGCGGCGGCGAGGCCTTGCCCCGGGAAACCGTCGAGGCCTTCTTCCGGGTCTTTCCGGAGGAAGGTTCGGAGCCGCCCCGGTTGGTCAATATGTACGGCATCACCGAGACCACCGTGCACGTCACCTACCACCAGCAAGGACCTCCGGAGGACGAGGTGATGGAGATCGCCGAGGGCACCACCGCCATCGGCCGGCCCCTGGACGACCTGGCGGTGTACCTGCTGGACTCCCGGCTGCGGCCGGTGCCCCTGGGGGCGGTGGGCGAGCTCGCCGTCGGCGGTGCCCACGCCGACGCGGGGCTGGCCCGGGGCTATCACCGCCGGCCGGCCCTCACCGCCCGGCGCTTCGTCCCCGATCCCTTCTCCCGCCGCCCCGGCGCCCGCCTCTACCGCAGCGGCGACCTGGCCCTAAGGGCCTCCGACGGCAGCCTGCTCTACCGCGGCCGCGGCGACGCCCAGGTGCAGCTGCGGGGCTTCCGGGTGGAGCCGGGAGAGGTGGCGGCGGTGCTCGCTCGCCATCCTGCGGTGAGCCAGGCGGTGGTGCTGGCTCGACAGCGCAGCGCTGACGACCTGGTGCTGGCGGCGTACTTCGTGCCGGAGACGAGCTCGGAAGAGCTCGAAGCGAGCCAGGAGCTGCGCCAGTGGCTCGCCCGGCACCTGCCGCCCTACATGCTGCCGGCGGTCTTCGTCGAGCTCGACACCCTGCCCCTCACCTCTCAGGGCAAGCTCGACGTCCGAGCGCTGCCGGATCCGTGGGAGGAAGAGAGCGGTGGAGAGCAGGTTGCCCCCCGGGGTTCTACCGAGGAGCGCCTGGCGGAAATCTGGAGGCACGTGCTGCGGCTGCCCGCCGTGGGCCGCCACCAGGACTTCTTCGACCTCGGCGGGCATTCCTTGTTGGCCACGAGGATCGTCGCGGCCGTCCAGCGCGAGCTGGGAGTCGAGCTGCCGGTGGCGGCGGTCTTCGAGGCTCCGACCCTGGAGTTGCTGGCCGGACGCATCGCGGCGGCGGCTTCCGATCCAGCGACCGAGGAGGCGATCGCAGAGACGGTGCCGAAGAGCCTCCAACCTGATCCCGCCACCCACCGGGGCGGCACCTTCCCCGCCACCGCCGCCCAACGCCGACTGTGGTTCCTGGAGCAATTGCAGCCCGGCTCCAGCAGCTACCACATCCCCTTGGCCCTGGAGCTGCGGGGGCCCTTACAGCCCAGCCTGCTGGCGGCGGCGCTGACCGCCCTGAGACGGCGCCATGGAGCCCTGCGCACCTCCCTGCCGGTGCCCGCCGGGAAGGAGGAGGGGGGACCGGTGCAGCGAGTGGCACCGCCGGCAGCGGATTCTCCAGCGACGGTCGATCTCGGAGGTCTGCCGGAAGCGGCGAGGCGGAATCGGTTGGAGCGACTGATCGAAGCCTTCTCCCAGCTTCCCTTCGACCTCCACCACGGCCCCCTCTTCCGGGCCCTCCTGCTGCGGTTGGAGCGCTCCCGCCATGCTCTCCTCCTCGACTTCCACCACGCGGTGATGGACGGCTGGTCGCTGAATCTGCTGTTGCGGGAGCTAGCGGAGCTCTATCGTCCGCAGCTCGACCCGCCGGCGGTGGCGAAGCTCGCCGCGGAGCTACCACCGGCGCTGCAATACGCCGACTACGCCCGCTGGGAGGCCGCCGGCGGCGGCGCTCGGGAGCGGCAGCGGGACCTGGACTATTGGCGCCAGAAGCTGCAGTCAGCGCCGCCGCCGGTGAACCTGCCGGCGGACGGCGAGCGACGGGGCGGTGACTATCGTGGCGGGCGCGCCAGCCGAACCCTCGATGCGGCCCTCTGCCGCCGTCTCGAGGAAGCCGCCCGGGAACGTCACACCACCCTCTTCTCCTGGCTGTTGGCGATCTTGGGAACGCTAGTGCACCGCCTCGCCGGGCCCGAAGACCTGATCATCGGCTCCCCCGTCGCCGGGCGAAACCGGCCGGAGGTGCAGGCAACCCTGGGCTGCTTCGTCAACATGCTGGCGCTGCGTCTGGACGCCTCCGTCGATCCCTCCTTCGAGCGCTTCCTGCAGGGCGCGCAGGAGACCACTACGGAAGCTCTGAGCCACAGCGCCGCTCCCTTCGAGGCCCTTCTCGAGGAGCTGGCACCGGACCGGGACCCGGACCGACCGCCCCTCTTCTCGGTGCTGCTCAATGTTCAGCATCTGGAGGCTCCCGCCGGCGCCCCAACCGGCGGCCTCGGTCTGGGCGACCTGGAAGTGCGCGAGCTGCGTCCGGCGGAGCCGGGAGCGAAGCTCGACTGGACTCTCTACGTCCGCGCCCCGGCCGCCGACGCTCCCGACGGCGGAATCCGCCTGGACCTAGTCTACAACCGAGCCCTCTTCCACCCCCGGCGCATGGAGGTGGTGGTGGCGCAGCTGGAAAGCCTGTTGGAGCAGAGCGTGGCGGCGCCGGAGACCCCTCTCTCCCACTTCCGCCTCGCGGTGTCGGGAGACGGTCTGCCGGATCCCCAAGCTCCCCTGCCGCGGCCGGAGGCGGCCTCCCAGGCCTGGACGCCAAGGGACAAGACGGTGGAAGAATCCGTCGCCGCCGTAGCGCTGGCGAATCCTCGCGGTTCGGCCTTGGTCGACGCTGCCGGCCGCACCCTGCCCTACGCCGAGGTGATGGCGGCCGCTCGCTCCCTGGCCGCGGCTCTGCGCACCGCCGGGCTCACGGCGGGGGCACGAGTGGGGATCCTGGGACGGCGCTCCCGCGGCCTGGCTCCGGCGGTACTGGGAGTCTGGCAATGCGGCGCCGCGACGGTGTTGTTGGACGCCGGGGAGCCCCTTCCACGGCTGCTCCGCTGCCTCGACCAGGCCCGGCCGGCGGCGCTCCTCGACCTCACCGGCGGCGGCACGGCCCAGGCCTTGGAGGAGGCGAGCCGGGAAGGCCCGGCGCTGCCCGAGATCTTGCTGCCCCTGGGAGACCCGGAAGACGGCCCCTGGCCTTCCCGGGTCGAGGAGGAGGCCGTCGAGGGCCACGGGAATGCCCCGCCGGCTCCCAGCACCCGGGAGCGGGAAGCCCACATCCTCTTCACCTCCGGCTCCACCGGCGAACCCCGGGGCGTGGTCTCCGGCCCCGAGCCACTGGCTCACTTTCTCGCCTGGCAGCGGCAGACCTTCGCCCTCGGCGCCGAGGACCGCTGGACCCTGCTCTCCGGCGTCGGTCACGATCCGGTGCTGCGGGATCTCTTCGCGCCCCTCACCGCCGGCGGCTCGCTGTGGATACCGCCGTCGAGCGAAGACGCCTCGGGGAATGGCGGCCCTCTGGATGGAGCCGAGCTCCTCCAAGGCCTTCAGCGGGCCGGGGTCACGGTTCTGCACCTGACGCCGGCGACGGCGGAGCTGCTGGTGACGGCAGCGGCGGAGAAGGATCATCTTCCCCAGCTGCGTCTAGTCTGCTTCGCCGCCGACCGTCTGCCGGTGACCACCGCCCTCGCCTTCCGCCGTCTGGCTCCAAAGGCTCGGCTGGTGGGCTTCTACGGCACCACCGAGACTCCCCAGGGCATCGCCTGGCACGAGCTCCACCGGCTGCCGGAGGATCTTCAGGGATCCGACGGCAGCCCCCTGGGGCGGGGCATCGATGGCGTGCAGCTGCTGGTGCTGGACCGCCACGGCAGTGGTGCCGGTGTGGGAGAGCGGGGCGAGATCGTGGTGCGCTCCCGCTTCCTGGCCCGCGGCTACTTGGGAGAGACGGAGAGCTGGTTCCCCGCTGGAGAAGAAGGGCTCTACCGCACCGGCGACCTGGGCCGATACCGCCCCGATGGCACCGTCGTCTTCGTGGGCCGGGGGGATCGTCAGGTGAAGATCCGTGGCCGCCGGGTGGAGCCGGCGGAGGTGGAGGCGGCGCTAGCCCGGCATCCGGCGGTAGCCCTCGCCGCCGTGGAAGCCCGGGCTGCCCGCGGTGACCATGACTTCGGCGCCGACCGGGAGCTGGTGGCCTTTGTCGAGCTGCAGCCGACTGCCCAGGAGACGGGCTCGGAGCTGCGGCGCTGGGTCGCCCAGCGGCTCCCCCCGGCGCTGGTACCCACCCTCTGGTCGATCCTCCCGCGGCTGCCGCGCACCGCCAGCGGCAAGGTAGATCGGCGGGCGCTCCCGTCCTTGGAAGGCGGATCCGATGCTTTGGAAGGACTGGTAGCTCCCACCCGTCCCCTCACCGCCACCGAGGAGCTGGTGGCGGCGGCCTGGGGCGAGATCCTCGATCTCGATCGACCTCCCCACCCCCACCTGCACTTCTTCGACCTCGGTGGCCACTCGCTGCTGGCGGCGCGGCTGCAGGCACGGCTGCGGAGCTCGTTGGGCGTTTCCTTCCCCCTGCGCCTGATCTTCGAAGCACCCCGGCTGGATGCCTTCGCCCGGCGCCTGGAGGAGCTGCGGAGGGAGCTGAGGCCCCGGGACTCCCAACTGCCGGCCCTGGGTTCGATACCCATTCCCGAGCAGCCGCCGCTGGCGCCGGCCCAGGAGCGCCTGTGGTTCCTTCAGCGGCTGGAGCCCCACTCCCCCGCCTACAACATGCCCTTCGCCCTCGAGCTGCGGGGGGAGCTCGACTTTCGAGCTCTAAGCCTCGCCCTCACCTCCGTCGCCCAGCGCCAGGCGGTGCTGCGCACGACCTTGCCGGCCCAGGCCTCCAGTCTTCCCTATCAGCGGGTGGATCCTGCGGCGCCGGTACCGGCGCCCTGCATCGACCTGCGGCAGCTGGTGGACGCCGAGGCGGAAGCGCTGGAGCTCCAGCGCCGCGAGGCGGCGAGGCCCTTCGATTTGGAAGAAGACATGCCGTGGCGGGTTCTGTTGCTCTTGCTCCCCGGCGCCGGCAGCCGCGCCCGGCTGCTCCTCACCCTGCATCACGCCGCCGCCGACGGCTGGGCCCTGGGCATCCTGGCGCGGGATCTGATCACCGCCTACCGGCGGGCGTTGGAGCGGGGCGACGCCGGAGGTCCCTCTCTCCTGCCGCCAACACCTCTTCTACCGACGACACCCGTGAGCTACGTCGACTACGCCCTGTGGCAACGGCAGGCGGTCCTCGAGGGCTCCAAAGGCTCGGCGTCCCAGCTCGACGAGACCGTCCGGCGGCTGCGACGCACCCTGCCGAAGCAGACGCCGGAGATCCCCGGGGACCGGCAGCGCTCCGTCATCCATAGCTCCCGGGCGGGAAGGCGCGCCGGAGAGCTGACGCCGGCCATCACCGGCGGTCTGCGGCGGCTGGCTCGGGAGCACGGGGCGACTCCCTTCATGGTCTTGTCGGCGGCTTTCCTCGCATTGATCCATCGTCTCACCGGCAGCCCCCGGCCGGTCCTTGCCACGCCCCACGCCGGACGCTCGGCGCCGGAGCTGGAGGAGCTGGTGGGAGTCTTCGTCAACGTCCTGGTGCTGACGGTGAATCTGGAACCCCAGCCCAGCGCCGCCGCTCCGAGCTTCGGCGACCTGGTGCGGAAGACTCGCGAGGCCACCCTCGAAGCCCTGGACGCTGCAGCGGTGCCCTTCGACCGCCTGGTGCAGGCCCTCGCCCCGCGTCGGGAGGCCCACCGCACTCCCCTCTTCCAGATCATGCTGGCGCCCCAGGACGCCCCCACCGAGGCGCTCCAGCTCCCCGGCCTGGAGTGGAAGCCGCTGCCGCCGGAGCCGGCGGCGGCGCGTTTCGATCTCTCCTGGCTGTGGACGCCGGAGGGGGAAGAGGGCGCCATGCAACTGGTGCTGGAATACCGCGCCGAGCTCTACGATGCCGCCACCGCCGAGCGCCTCGCCCGGCAGCTGGAGCGCCTGTTGGCGGCGGGACTGGAGCGGCCCGCCACGGCACTGGCGGAGCTACCCCTGCTGAGCCCGGGAGAGTCGCGTCAGCTGGAGCAAGAATCTTCTCTCCTCGTCGAGCCGCCAGCCCGAGGTCCAGCACGGGAACCCGACCAAGAGCCGGCCGTCGGCAGAGATCCCCGAGATCGGCTGGAGCTGGAGCTGCTACACCTCTGGCAGGAGCTGCTACGGCTGCCGTCGGTGACCATGAACGACGACTTTTTCGCCCTCGGCGGACACTCGATCCTGGCGGTGCGGCTGGTGGGTGAGGTCCGGGACCGCTTCGGCGTGGACTTGGCCCTGGCGGATCTCTACGGTGGACTCACCCCCGCCTCCCTCGCCGCTGCCGTCCGCCGCCGAGGGGCCTCCGGAGCTTCGGCACCGGAGCCGCGCTCTCGCCTGGTCACCCTGCGTCCCCCTTCCCATCGGCACCGCAGTGGGGCGCCGTGGCTGTGGGTTCACCCCGGCGGCGGCTCGGCCCTGCCCTACGTGCCCCTCGCCCAGCATCTCGACGCGCCGGTCTACGGCGTCCAGGCGCCGGGGCTGGAGGCCGGCGAAGAGCCGGTGAGCTCCGTCGGCCGCCTCGCCGAGCTCTATGCCGCGGCGATCCGGACCGAAGAGATTCCCGGCCCCTACCGCCTCGCCGGCTGGTCTTTCGGCGGACTGGTGGCCTTCGAGCTGGCCCGGCACCTGCAGACCGCCGGAGAGGAGGTGGCGCTGCTCTCGGTGCTCGACATGGGCCCCCGCTATCCCCTGCCGGCGCCTCGGGAACAGCGCTGGGCAGCCTCGCCGGAGGAGCTCTTCCCGGGGCTGGAGATCGGCGCCGAAGAACGGGAGCAGTGGCAGCGGCAGATCGCCAACAGCAGCGACGAGGACGAAGCGCTCCGCTGGCTCATCGATCTGGTCCGCCACCGCGGCCTGCTACCGGCGGACTTCGGCTTGGCGGAGGCCCGCCGCTACCTGGCGGTGACCCACGCCAGCCGCACCGCCCAGCGCTCCTGGCGGCCCGAGGAGACCCTCCAACCGCCCTACGCCGGCCCTCTCCTGCTGCTTCGCCCGGAGCAGGACCGAGATCTCTACGACGTTCCCGAGGATCTGGGGTGGGGCGACATCGCCGCGCAGGTCGAGGTGGTCTGGGTCGCCGGCAGTCACGGCGACATGGTGGATCCACCCCACGCAGAGGCCCTGGCGCGGCTGCTGCGGACCTATTCGCCCTCGTCCAACAGCCCCAGCCCATAA
- a CDS encoding tryptophan 7-halogenase, producing the protein MAPAQTQGPPTEPRAVILGGGTAGFMAAAHLSHHLPRWRLLHVFDSGLPSLGVGEGTLPSFPPWLRSMAGVEMPALAELCDATYKLGVRFEGWGRHREVFFHNFGAGSYALHLTAERLPALLARHIRATRLDDRVTALSSDGRRVRLELASGGALEADFVFDARGFPWAELDDQHRLPGIPTDAALLRRGPVSGLTGGTRAVARPHGWIFVIPLAHRTSYGYIHCRELSSREEVAADFDHFLSEEGLTTEGEERLLPFPNFRRRSLFDGALFRLGNAAAFLEPLEATAIGLILHQLQVAGHWLRDELVGVGGEAKWSAEVLAEVNRELTETVDAVGLFVVWHYRAGSVYDTPFWSHARAEAADALAKAEGTPVGHRFQTLLRAAARLSRSAVEKIRDPETYRQSILPHLESVPDGDRGFGGFDAASFAQVGYGLGLLDEGE; encoded by the coding sequence ATGGCTCCAGCTCAGACGCAAGGACCGCCGACAGAACCCCGGGCGGTGATCCTCGGTGGAGGTACCGCCGGTTTCATGGCGGCGGCGCACCTCAGCCATCATCTTCCGCGGTGGCGGCTGCTCCACGTCTTCGACTCCGGCTTGCCGTCCCTGGGAGTGGGGGAGGGCACCTTGCCGAGCTTCCCTCCCTGGCTGCGCTCGATGGCCGGGGTGGAGATGCCGGCGCTGGCGGAGCTCTGCGACGCGACCTACAAACTGGGGGTGCGCTTCGAGGGCTGGGGTCGGCACCGCGAGGTCTTCTTCCACAACTTCGGCGCCGGCAGCTATGCGTTGCATCTGACGGCGGAGCGGCTGCCGGCACTGCTGGCGCGGCACATCCGCGCTACCCGGCTGGACGATCGGGTGACGGCGCTCTCCAGCGACGGGCGCCGGGTGCGGCTGGAGCTGGCCTCCGGCGGCGCGCTGGAAGCGGACTTCGTCTTCGATGCCCGGGGCTTTCCCTGGGCCGAGCTCGACGATCAGCACCGACTCCCCGGCATCCCCACCGACGCCGCCCTGCTGCGCCGGGGTCCGGTGAGTGGCCTCACCGGCGGCACCCGGGCGGTGGCGCGGCCCCACGGCTGGATCTTCGTCATCCCCCTGGCCCACCGCACCTCCTACGGCTACATCCACTGCCGCGAGCTTTCCTCGCGGGAAGAGGTGGCGGCGGATTTCGATCACTTCCTCAGCGAGGAAGGGCTGACCACCGAGGGCGAAGAGCGCCTCCTTCCCTTCCCCAACTTCCGCCGCCGCAGCCTCTTCGACGGCGCCCTCTTCCGTCTGGGCAATGCCGCCGCCTTCCTCGAGCCCCTGGAAGCCACCGCCATCGGCTTGATCCTGCACCAGCTGCAGGTGGCGGGCCACTGGCTGCGGGACGAGCTGGTGGGAGTGGGGGGAGAGGCGAAGTGGTCGGCGGAAGTGCTGGCGGAAGTGAACCGAGAGCTGACGGAGACGGTGGACGCCGTGGGCCTCTTCGTCGTCTGGCACTACCGCGCCGGATCGGTCTACGACACCCCCTTCTGGTCCCATGCCCGCGCCGAGGCGGCAGACGCTCTGGCGAAGGCCGAGGGCACCCCGGTGGGGCATCGCTTCCAGACCCTGCTCCGCGCCGCCGCAAGGCTCTCCCGGTCGGCGGTAGAGAAGATCCGCGATCCTGAGACCTACCGTCAATCCATCCTCCCGCACCTCGAATCGGTACCGGACGGTGACCGCGGCTTCGGCGGCTTCGACGCTGCGAGCTTCGCTCAGGTGGGTTATGGGCTGGGGCTGTTGGACGAGGGCGAATAG